A region of [Bacteroides] pectinophilus DNA encodes the following proteins:
- the grpE gene encoding nucleotide exchange factor GrpE — MRRLLRRFRQSGHSSIQCSRKHRKVGIKVDEEKKNSGNVDIGEEIEDIKSAPEDVNEASDEAAGTTDGADKEDDKSSDKSAKKDPKDEAIKELKDKFTRQMAEFDNFRKRTEKEKSAMYEVGAKSVIEKILPIVDNFERGLGSVTEEDKGSAFVEGMNMVYRQLTKALEDMDVKPIEALGKEFNPEYHNAVMHVDDEEAGDNIIVEEFQKGYTYRDSVVRHSMVKVAN; from the coding sequence ATGAGAAGGTTGTTGAGACGCTTCAGACAATCAGGACACAGCTCGATACAGTGTTCAAGAAAACATAGAAAGGTTGGAATAAAAGTGGACGAAGAGAAGAAGAATTCAGGTAATGTTGATATCGGGGAAGAGATTGAAGATATCAAGAGCGCACCTGAAGATGTTAATGAAGCTTCTGATGAGGCAGCAGGTACAACGGATGGTGCTGATAAGGAAGATGATAAGTCTTCTGATAAGTCTGCCAAGAAGGATCCTAAGGACGAGGCTATTAAGGAACTTAAGGATAAGTTCACAAGACAGATGGCTGAGTTCGACAACTTCAGAAAGCGTACGGAAAAAGAAAAGTCAGCTATGTATGAGGTTGGCGCCAAGAGCGTTATAGAGAAGATTCTTCCTATAGTAGATAATTTTGAGAGAGGTCTTGGAAGTGTTACTGAAGAAGATAAAGGAAGTGCATTCGTAGAAGGAATGAACATGGTATACAGACAGCTTACCAAGGCACTTGAAGATATGGATGTCAAGCCGATTGAGGCTTTGGGCAAGGAATTCAATCCTGAATATCACAATGCGGTTATGCATGTTGATGACGAGGAGGCCGGCGATAATATAATCGTTGAAGAGTTCCAAAAGGGTTACACCTACCGCGACAGTGTTGTAAGACACAGCATGGTTAAGGTAGCTAATTAA
- the dnaK gene encoding molecular chaperone DnaK, with protein sequence MGKIIGIDLGTTNSCVAVMEGGKPVVIANTEGIRTTPSVVAFTKNGERLVGDPAKRQAVTNAEKTISSIKRHMGTDYKVTIDDKKYTPQEISAMILQKLKADAESYLGEKVTEAVITVPAYFNDAQRQATKDAGKIAGLDVKRIINEPTAAALAYGLDNESEQKIMVYDLGGGTFDVSIIEIGDGVIEVLATNGDTHLGGDDFDNVIINYLVDEFKKTEGVDLSGDKMAMQRLKVEAEKAKKELSSATTTNINLPFITATAEGPKHLDITLTRAKFDELTHDLVERTAIPVQNALKDAGLTTADITKVLLVGGSTRIPAVQDKVRQLTGKEPNKSLNPDECVAIGASIQGGKLAGDAGAGEILLLDVTPLSLSIETMGGIATRLIERNTTIPTKKSQVFSTAADNQSAVDIVVVQGERQFAKDNKKLGEFRLDGIAPAPRGIPQIEVTFDIDANGIVNVSAKDLGTGKEQHITITSGSNMSDEDIDKAVKEAAEFEAQDKKRKEGIDARNEADSLAFQTQKALDEAGDKIDANDKTTVEADLKALKDIIDRTTPENMSDSDIDEIKAAKEKLMTSAQSLFTKMYEQAAQAQQAAGAAPGADAGAADNTGAADDNVVDGDFKEV encoded by the coding sequence ATGGGTAAGATTATTGGTATTGACTTAGGTACAACAAATTCATGTGTAGCAGTAATGGAAGGCGGTAAGCCGGTAGTAATCGCTAATACAGAGGGTATCAGAACTACACCTTCAGTTGTGGCATTTACAAAGAACGGTGAGAGACTTGTAGGTGATCCTGCCAAGCGTCAGGCAGTAACTAATGCAGAGAAGACAATTTCTTCTATTAAGAGACATATGGGTACTGACTACAAGGTAACAATTGATGATAAGAAGTATACTCCACAGGAGATTTCAGCAATGATTCTTCAGAAGCTGAAGGCAGATGCTGAGAGCTACCTTGGTGAGAAGGTAACAGAGGCTGTTATCACAGTTCCTGCTTACTTCAATGATGCACAGAGACAGGCAACTAAGGATGCAGGTAAGATTGCAGGTCTTGATGTTAAGAGAATTATCAACGAGCCTACAGCAGCAGCACTTGCTTATGGTCTTGATAATGAGAGTGAGCAGAAGATTATGGTATATGACCTTGGTGGTGGTACATTCGATGTATCTATCATTGAGATTGGTGATGGTGTAATCGAGGTTCTCGCAACTAATGGTGATACACACCTTGGTGGTGATGATTTTGATAATGTAATTATCAACTATCTTGTTGATGAGTTCAAGAAGACAGAGGGAGTTGATCTTTCAGGTGATAAGATGGCTATGCAGAGACTTAAGGTTGAAGCAGAGAAGGCTAAGAAGGAGCTGTCAAGTGCTACAACAACTAATATTAACCTTCCATTCATCACAGCTACAGCAGAAGGCCCTAAGCATCTTGATATAACACTTACAAGAGCTAAGTTTGATGAACTTACACATGACCTTGTAGAGAGAACAGCAATTCCTGTTCAGAACGCACTTAAGGATGCAGGTCTTACAACAGCAGATATCACAAAGGTACTCCTTGTCGGTGGTTCAACACGTATTCCGGCAGTACAGGATAAGGTTCGCCAGCTTACAGGTAAGGAGCCTAATAAGAGCCTTAACCCTGATGAGTGTGTTGCAATCGGTGCATCTATCCAGGGTGGTAAGCTTGCAGGTGATGCCGGTGCAGGCGAGATTCTTCTTCTCGATGTTACACCACTTTCACTTTCAATCGAGACAATGGGCGGTATTGCAACAAGACTTATTGAGAGAAATACAACAATTCCTACAAAGAAGAGCCAGGTATTCTCAACAGCAGCAGATAACCAGAGCGCAGTTGATATCGTGGTAGTACAGGGCGAGAGACAGTTTGCTAAGGATAATAAGAAGCTTGGTGAATTCAGACTTGACGGTATTGCACCGGCTCCACGTGGAATCCCACAGATTGAGGTTACATTTGATATTGATGCCAACGGTATTGTTAATGTATCAGCTAAGGATCTTGGAACAGGCAAGGAGCAGCATATCACAATAACATCAGGATCTAACATGTCTGATGAGGATATCGATAAGGCTGTTAAGGAAGCTGCTGAGTTCGAGGCACAGGATAAGAAGCGTAAGGAAGGCATTGATGCACGTAATGAGGCTGATTCACTTGCATTCCAGACACAGAAGGCTCTTGATGAAGCAGGCGATAAGATTGATGCTAACGATAAGACAACTGTAGAGGCTGATCTTAAGGCTCTTAAGGATATAATTGACAGAACAACACCTGAGAATATGTCAGATTCAGACATAGATGAGATTAAGGCTGCCAAGGAGAAGCTGATGACAAGTGCACAGTCACTCTTCACAAAGATGTATGAGCAGGCAGCACAGGCTCAGCAGGCAGCAGGTGCAGCTCCTGGAGCAGATGCCGGTGCAGCAGATAATACAGGTGCGGCAGATGATAATGTTGTAGATGGTGATTTCAAGGAAGTATAA
- the dnaJ gene encoding molecular chaperone DnaJ: MADKRDYYEVLGVPRDADEAALKKAYRQLAKKYHPDINPGDKEAEAKFKEASEAYAVLSDPEKRRQYDQFGHAAFDGGAGGAGGFDFNNMGDMGDIFGDIFGDLFGGGSRRRASNGPMQGANVRTSVRITFEEAFRGVDKELDLNLKEECETCHGTGAKPGTEATTCPKCGGKGQVVYTQQSLFGMVRNVTTCPDCNGTGKIIKDKCPDCYGSGYITKRKKIQVSIPAGIDSGQSVRIRGKGEPGINGGPRGDLLVEVIVAQHPKFQRQDMNVFSTESISFPTAVLGGEVRIPTVAGDVMVDVKPGTQSGTKIRLKGKGMPSLRSQSLMGDHYVTLVVDVPTKLNEEQKAALCAYDQTMTGKERPKDKKHKGFFK; the protein is encoded by the coding sequence ATGGCGGACAAGAGAGATTATTATGAGGTGCTTGGTGTCCCTAGAGATGCCGATGAAGCAGCTCTCAAGAAGGCATACAGACAGCTCGCTAAGAAGTACCATCCTGACATAAATCCGGGGGATAAGGAAGCAGAGGCAAAGTTTAAAGAGGCATCAGAAGCATATGCAGTATTGAGCGACCCTGAGAAGAGAAGACAGTATGACCAGTTTGGTCATGCTGCATTCGATGGCGGTGCAGGTGGTGCCGGCGGCTTTGACTTTAACAACATGGGAGATATGGGAGATATCTTTGGAGACATCTTCGGAGACCTCTTTGGCGGCGGCTCACGCAGACGTGCAAGCAATGGCCCTATGCAGGGAGCTAATGTGCGTACAAGCGTCAGAATTACATTTGAGGAAGCATTCAGGGGCGTTGATAAGGAACTTGACCTCAATCTCAAGGAAGAGTGTGAGACCTGCCACGGAACAGGTGCAAAGCCGGGAACAGAAGCCACAACATGTCCTAAGTGTGGCGGTAAGGGTCAGGTAGTATATACACAGCAGTCATTGTTCGGCATGGTTCGTAATGTTACAACATGTCCTGACTGTAACGGAACAGGTAAGATAATAAAGGATAAGTGTCCTGACTGTTATGGTTCAGGCTATATAACAAAGCGTAAGAAGATTCAGGTATCAATACCTGCAGGTATTGATTCAGGCCAGAGTGTAAGAATAAGAGGCAAGGGTGAACCGGGAATCAATGGCGGACCTCGCGGAGATCTTCTTGTTGAAGTAATAGTTGCACAGCATCCTAAGTTCCAGCGTCAGGACATGAATGTATTCTCAACAGAGAGTATAAGCTTCCCTACGGCTGTTCTTGGCGGTGAAGTAAGAATACCTACTGTTGCAGGCGATGTAATGGTTGATGTTAAGCCGGGAACGCAGTCAGGAACCAAGATTCGTCTCAAAGGCAAGGGTATGCCGTCACTGCGCAGCCAGAGCCTGATGGGCGACCATTATGTAACGCTTGTTGTTGATGTACCTACTAAGCTTAATGAGGAACAGAAGGCTGCACTCTGCGCTTATGATCAGACTATGACAGGTAAGGAGCGTCCTAAGGATAAGAAACACAAGGGATTTTTTAAGTAA